A region of the Leptolyngbyaceae cyanobacterium genome:
GTATCGGAGATCTCTTTAAGTAAAAAGCTGGGTACATTCCGTTTATCGTCTTGCTCTCTGTTTGGCGTTTGGTTATCCTGCCTAACAAAAGCTCGATTGCTCGTGTTTGCCACCCCATCGGAAATCAGCCTGAGATAATTCATAATTTTGCACCCATCGGTCTTAAATTGGAAAAGATCTCGAAAGTAGAAAAATTTGAGGAGGCATAAGTGGTAGAATTTGCCCAATGTATCCAAAATATCTTACAAAAAGGATCGAATTCTTAAGTCGGTAGCAATGGGGAATACCCCGAAAATGTTTGCTAGCAAAGAAAGTGATTAAATTAAGCAAACTGCTTTTATCTTAGAAAAGGGTGTTTCATTAGAGTTTTTAATACAACCTATTTAAGGAGGCTATGATTATGGCTGGCCCAGACGGTTTGCGTTATCTCTTAAATGCCACCGATGATTCTTTCACTTTAACGCCTGGTTTCTTAACTCCCTACCCAGAAGGATTGTTAGCGCTTGAAGGTAATGATGTAATCATCGGTTCCATTGATAGCGAATTGATTTTAGGCTTTCAAGGTAAAGATGTTTTGCGTGGAAGTAGTGGTAACGATAGCCTTTTTGGGGGGACGGAAGCTGACGAAATATACGGAGAAGATGGTAACGACGTACTAAATGGCAATATTGGTAGTGATTTTATTGTTGGGGGAACGGGAAACGATCTAATTCGAGGTGGCAGAGATAATGACTTTCTAGTTGGTGGGGAGGGAAACGATACTCTAATTGGCGACTTCGGACAAGATGCACTCAAGGGAAGCGGAGGTAGCGATCTTTTTGTCATAAGAACTGATAATGCTGTTAGTCAACCATTGTCTGGAGATGTAATTCTAGATTTCGATGCTTCTAGCGATGCGATCGGTTTAACAGGAGGTTTAACAGAGGCTAATCTCGTTTTTCAAGCTTTCAGTATTCCTTTACTATCTTTGAGTAGTTTAGTTGATATTACTCAAATTCCACAGGCTGCACTTTCGGAAATCAACCTGCAACAAATCGATCCCAATGGGGATGGCAGTATAACTGGTATTTATATTGGCACTAATACTGGACAATGGTTGGGAGGAGCGATAAACGTAACGCAAGCCGAACTAACTGGTCGTTTTGTCAGCGTGAATTTTTGATCGAGTGACATAATTATCGGTAATTGAATAGGTCTGTTTTTTAGCTCCCGTTCATTTCAATTTTTATTAGTTAAAAGTTAAATGAACGGGATTTTTGATTTATTCAGACGGCAATTGCATCAAATTTGTTCTCTCTCACCAGTGAATTGGTTAATTGATTACC
Encoded here:
- a CDS encoding calcium-binding protein, with the translated sequence MAGPDGLRYLLNATDDSFTLTPGFLTPYPEGLLALEGNDVIIGSIDSELILGFQGKDVLRGSSGNDSLFGGTEADEIYGEDGNDVLNGNIGSDFIVGGTGNDLIRGGRDNDFLVGGEGNDTLIGDFGQDALKGSGGSDLFVIRTDNAVSQPLSGDVILDFDASSDAIGLTGGLTEANLVFQAFSIPLLSLSSLVDITQIPQAALSEINLQQIDPNGDGSITGIYIGTNTGQWLGGAINVTQAELTGRFVSVNF